One region of Pseudomonas sp. B21-040 genomic DNA includes:
- a CDS encoding CaiB/BaiF CoA-transferase family protein, with the protein MGALSHLRVLDLSRVLAGPWAGQILADLGAEVIKVERPGNGDDTRAWGPPFLKDAYGENTSEAAYYLSANRNKQSVTIDFTRPEGQKLVRELAAKSDILIENFKVGGLAAYGLDYESLKAINPNLIYCSITGFGQTGPYAKRAGYDFMIQGLGGLMSLTGRPEGDEGAGPVKVGVALTDILTGLYSTVAILAALAHRDHDGGGQHIDMALLDVQVACLANQAMNYLTTGNAPKRLGNAHPNIVPYQDFPTADGDFILTVGNDGQFRKFAEVAGQPQWADDPRFVTNKLRVANRAVLIPLIRQATVFKTTAEWVLQLEEAGVPCGPINDLAQMFADPQVKARGLAIELPHVLAGMVPQVASPIRLSKTPVEYRNAPPLLGEHTQEVLQRVLGLGAGAVAAFKEAGVL; encoded by the coding sequence ATGGGCGCGCTTTCGCATCTGCGGGTACTGGATTTGTCGCGGGTATTGGCCGGGCCTTGGGCTGGCCAGATCCTTGCGGACCTTGGCGCCGAGGTGATTAAGGTCGAGCGCCCGGGCAATGGCGATGATACGCGCGCCTGGGGGCCTCCTTTTCTTAAAGACGCCTATGGCGAGAACACCAGCGAGGCCGCCTACTACTTGTCGGCCAATCGCAACAAGCAATCGGTCACCATCGACTTCACACGCCCTGAAGGTCAGAAGTTGGTGCGTGAGCTGGCGGCCAAGTCGGACATTCTGATCGAGAACTTCAAGGTTGGTGGGCTGGCCGCCTACGGGCTGGACTATGAGTCGCTCAAAGCCATCAACCCGAACCTGATCTATTGCTCCATCACTGGGTTTGGTCAGACCGGCCCTTACGCCAAGCGTGCGGGTTATGACTTCATGATCCAGGGCTTGGGTGGCCTGATGAGCCTGACGGGGCGACCGGAAGGGGATGAGGGGGCCGGGCCGGTAAAGGTTGGTGTAGCGCTGACAGACATCTTGACCGGGCTCTATTCGACAGTGGCGATTCTGGCGGCGCTAGCGCATCGGGATCACGATGGCGGCGGCCAGCATATCGACATGGCATTGCTGGATGTTCAGGTTGCATGCCTGGCTAACCAGGCGATGAACTACCTGACGACAGGCAATGCGCCTAAGCGCTTGGGTAACGCCCATCCGAACATCGTGCCTTATCAGGACTTTCCTACGGCTGATGGCGACTTCATCCTGACCGTGGGTAACGATGGTCAATTCCGCAAGTTTGCCGAAGTGGCGGGTCAGCCGCAGTGGGCGGATGATCCGCGCTTTGTAACCAATAAACTGCGGGTGGCAAATCGGGCGGTCTTGATTCCGCTGATCCGTCAGGCGACGGTGTTCAAGACCACGGCTGAGTGGGTGCTGCAGCTGGAGGAAGCTGGCGTGCCATGTGGCCCGATCAATGATCTGGCTCAGATGTTTGCTGATCCTCAGGTCAAGGCACGTGGGTTGGCGATTGAGTTGCCCCATGTGTTGGCTGGGATGGTGCCGCAGGTGGCGAGCCCTATTCGTCTATCCAAGACTCCGGTGGAGTACCGCAATGCCCCTCCATTGCTGGGTGAGCATACGCAAGAGGTTCTGCAGCGTGTGCTGGGCCTGGGAGCTGGTGCGGTGGCTGCTTTCAAAGAGGCTGGAGTGCTTTGA